One genomic segment of Trichococcus shcherbakoviae includes these proteins:
- the argS gene encoding arginine--tRNA ligase yields MDYKKIVAEEIQKLVPEHLTYDQVYQLLEVPKYTEHGDVAFPAFALAKALRKAPQAIAGDLAAQLNHPYIEKVEAVGPYVNLFLEKAAVTNAVLHEIAAEKQAFGTADIGKGGNVPIDMSSPNIAKPISMGHLRSTVIGNSLANIMKKVGYNPIKINHLGDWGTQFGKLIVAYKLWGNEEKVKAEPINELLTLYVRFHTEAESDDTMNDEARAWFKKLEDGDAEALHLWEWFRSESLQEFMKIYDMLGITFDSFNGEAFYNDKMDEVVELLDKAGILTQDRGATIVDLEKYNLNPALIKKSDGATLYITRDLAAAIYRKRNYDFAMSLYAVGNEQSNHFKQLKAVLKELGYDWAENMHHIPFGLITQGGKKLSTRQGKVILLEEVLNEATELSLKQINEKNPTLEDKEAVAKAVGVGAVVFHDLKNDRLNNFDFDLEEVVQFEGETGPYVQYTNARGLSILRKAAVELDTNEAADLGLDDAYAWEVVKLLNSFPEIIQQAYEKFEPSVIAKYTIHLSQAFNKYYGNTKVLVEDDKRNARLALVQSVATVLQEGLRLLGVQSPEKM; encoded by the coding sequence ATGGATTATAAAAAGATTGTTGCTGAAGAGATTCAAAAGCTTGTACCGGAGCATTTAACCTATGACCAAGTGTACCAATTGCTTGAAGTACCTAAATATACTGAGCACGGGGACGTCGCGTTTCCGGCATTCGCACTAGCGAAAGCACTGCGCAAAGCACCGCAAGCCATCGCTGGAGATCTGGCGGCACAACTGAACCATCCTTACATTGAAAAGGTTGAAGCGGTAGGCCCATACGTCAATCTTTTCCTTGAAAAAGCAGCGGTAACGAATGCGGTCCTGCATGAAATTGCTGCCGAGAAGCAAGCATTCGGAACAGCCGATATCGGAAAAGGAGGCAACGTGCCGATCGATATGTCCTCGCCGAATATCGCGAAACCGATCTCGATGGGTCATTTGCGCTCTACGGTAATCGGAAATTCATTGGCTAACATCATGAAGAAAGTCGGCTACAACCCTATCAAAATCAACCACTTGGGCGACTGGGGCACCCAATTCGGTAAGCTGATCGTGGCCTACAAATTGTGGGGCAACGAAGAAAAAGTCAAAGCGGAACCGATCAATGAATTGTTGACTCTGTATGTCCGTTTCCACACGGAAGCAGAATCAGACGATACCATGAACGACGAAGCCCGCGCTTGGTTCAAGAAATTGGAAGATGGCGATGCAGAAGCTTTGCATCTTTGGGAGTGGTTCCGTTCCGAATCGCTGCAGGAATTCATGAAAATCTACGATATGTTGGGGATCACTTTTGATTCCTTCAACGGTGAAGCTTTCTACAACGACAAGATGGATGAAGTCGTTGAACTGCTTGACAAAGCCGGCATCCTGACCCAAGACCGCGGTGCAACCATCGTTGATTTGGAAAAATACAACTTGAACCCGGCCTTGATCAAGAAATCGGACGGCGCAACGCTGTACATCACCCGCGACTTGGCTGCGGCGATCTACCGCAAACGCAACTATGATTTTGCGATGTCCCTGTATGCAGTCGGTAATGAACAAAGCAACCACTTTAAACAACTGAAAGCTGTTTTGAAAGAGCTCGGCTACGATTGGGCAGAAAACATGCATCATATCCCGTTCGGTCTGATCACGCAAGGCGGCAAGAAACTGTCGACGCGTCAAGGGAAAGTCATCCTGCTTGAGGAAGTCCTGAACGAAGCGACTGAACTTTCCTTGAAACAGATCAACGAGAAGAATCCGACATTGGAAGACAAGGAAGCAGTCGCCAAAGCAGTCGGCGTCGGTGCTGTCGTATTCCATGACCTGAAAAATGACCGTCTGAACAATTTCGACTTCGATTTGGAGGAAGTCGTGCAATTCGAAGGCGAAACAGGCCCTTATGTCCAATATACAAACGCACGCGGTTTGAGCATCTTGCGCAAAGCGGCAGTTGAATTGGACACGAATGAAGCGGCTGATCTTGGTTTGGATGACGCGTACGCATGGGAAGTCGTGAAACTGTTGAACAGTTTCCCTGAAATCATCCAGCAAGCTTACGAAAAATTCGAGCCATCCGTGATCGCGAAATACACGATCCACTTGTCCCAAGCATTCAATAAATACTACGGCAACACAAAAGTGCTGGTAGAAGACGACAAACGCAACGCCCGCCTGGCATTAGTCCAATCCGTAGCCACAGTCCTGCAAGAAGGCCTAAGACTCCTAGGAGTCCAATCCCCAGAAAAAATGTAG